DNA from Streptomyces sp. Edi4:
TACGGCCTCAGTGCTGAGCGGGTACCGTGTGCGACTCGACGATCTTCTTCCACGACTTCGGTTCGGCGGGCGCACCCGGCTCGGCGGGCTGCGCCGACCTGGCGGAAGGCGACTTGGCGAGTCCTGCCGCAGTCCCCAACTTGGCCTTGACCGCAGCCGAGTCGGAGGGCTTGGCGGGCTGGAAGAGCCAGGTGTCGAAGAGCTCGGCGAGCGGCTTGCCCGAGATCTTCTCGGCGTACTTGACGAAGTCAGCGACCGCCGCGTTGCCGTAGGCGTGCTCGGTCGGCCAGCCCTTGAGGATCTTGAAGAACGACGCGTCGCCCACCGTGTTGCGCAGGGCCTGGATGGCGAGGGCGCCGCGGTCGTAGACGGCGCCGTCGAACTGGTTGTCCGGGCCCGGGTCGCCCGGCTTCACCTTCCAGAACGGGTCGTCGGCGGGGTGCTGGGAGTACACCCAGTCCGCCAGTTCCTGGGCGGTGCCGTCACCCTGCTTCTCCGACCAGAGCCACTGGGCGTAGGAGGCGAAGCCTTCGTTGTCCCAGATGTCCTTCCAGCCCTTGACGGAGACGCTGTCGCCGTACCACTGGTGCGCCAACTCGTGCACGACCACCGACACGTTGGCACCGTTGGCGAACTGCGCCGGGCTGTAGAACGGGCGGGTCTGGGTCTCCAGGGCGAAGTGGCTCGGCACGTTGGGGACGTAGCCGCCGACCGCGTTGAACGGGTACGTGCCGAAAACGCTCTCAAGCCACTCCGTGACGTCCTTGGTGCGCTCGATGCTGGCGCGAACGGCGCCGTCGTTGTCGCCCAGGTCCTTGCTGTAAGCATTGAGGATGGGCAGCCCGCTCGCGGTCTTGTCGGTGGTGATGTCGAACTTGCCCACTGCCAGCGTGGTCAAGTAGGACGCCTGCGGCTTGTTGGAACGCCAGTTGTATGTCGTCCAGCCGAGCTTCGAACTCTGGCTCTGGAGAACGCCGTTGCTGATCGCCTGCGTACCGTTGGGCACCTTCACCGACACGTCGTACGTGGCCTTGTCCAGCGGGTGGTCGTTGGAGGGGAACCACCACACGGCCGAGTCCGGTTCCTGGGCGGCCACGCCGCCGTCCGGGGTGCGCTGCCAGGCGGTCCAGCCGTCGACCTTCAACTCCGAGGGCTTGCCCGCGTACTTGACCACGACGGTGATCGACTTGCCCTTGGCGAGCGGCGTGGCCGGGGTGATCTCCAGTTCGTGACTGCCGGAGGTGGCGAACGTGGCCTTGACGCCGTTCACCCGCACTTCGCTGACGGCGAGTCCGAAGTCCAGATTGAAGCGGGAGAGGTCCTGCTGGGTGGTGGCCAGCAGCGTGGCCGTACCCTCCAACAGATCGGTGGCGGGCTGGTACTTGAGCTTCAGGTCGTAGTGCGAGACGTCGTAGCCGCCGTTGCCGCTGGCCGGGTAGTAGGGGTCGCCGATGCCCGGGGCGCCCGGAGTGAAGTCCGCGGCCGATGCCGGGATCACCAGCAGCAGGGAGGCGGCGAGCACGCTCGGGGCGAGAATTCTGCGGTACACAAAAGCTCCAAGTCGTCAGTGTCGTCGTGGGGTGAACGATGGTGAACGATCTCTTCGGACCTTATTCAGCCCCCGCCGCCCCGGTCATGTCCATGGCCCCTGTTGTCACACGATCGCCATTCGGCCGACATGGTGCGTGCGCACTCGCGCGGCGCGCCCGCTCCCGTTCGTCCGCCTTTCTTCCCCGACCGCCCCCTGTCGCAGGGCAGTTGACCGGGGGTACCTTCCGCCCATGCCGATACGCGCGCGGGGCGCCCGCCACAGAACAGGACCCCTGAGGTCTCCCGGATTCCTCAGATCACTCGTCTTCGCGGCCGTGGCCGCTCTGGCGGCGGTGCTGCCGGCGCCGGTGGGCGCCCAGGCGGCGGCCCGTCCCACGGAGAGCCGGCCCATCTACTCGTATGAGAGCGCTGTCCGCGAGGCGGTCTGGGTGGACACCGGGCTCGACGC
Protein-coding regions in this window:
- a CDS encoding M1 family metallopeptidase, coding for MYRRILAPSVLAASLLLVIPASAADFTPGAPGIGDPYYPASGNGGYDVSHYDLKLKYQPATDLLEGTATLLATTQQDLSRFNLDFGLAVSEVRVNGVKATFATSGSHELEITPATPLAKGKSITVVVKYAGKPSELKVDGWTAWQRTPDGGVAAQEPDSAVWWFPSNDHPLDKATYDVSVKVPNGTQAISNGVLQSQSSKLGWTTYNWRSNKPQASYLTTLAVGKFDITTDKTASGLPILNAYSKDLGDNDGAVRASIERTKDVTEWLESVFGTYPFNAVGGYVPNVPSHFALETQTRPFYSPAQFANGANVSVVVHELAHQWYGDSVSVKGWKDIWDNEGFASYAQWLWSEKQGDGTAQELADWVYSQHPADDPFWKVKPGDPGPDNQFDGAVYDRGALAIQALRNTVGDASFFKILKGWPTEHAYGNAAVADFVKYAEKISGKPLAELFDTWLFQPAKPSDSAAVKAKLGTAAGLAKSPSARSAQPAEPGAPAEPKSWKKIVESHTVPAQH